The genomic interval GGCACTGGCCGCCGCGCGCGCCACCCATGCCCACGACTTCGTCAGCCGACTGCCCGACGGGTACCTCACCTCGTTGCGCAAGGCCCCTATGTCCGGAGGCGAACGGCAGCGGCTCGGCCTGGCCCGGGCCTGGTCCGCCCGTCGCCTACTAGTGCTCGACGACGCCACGTCGAGCCTCGACACGGCCACCGAGCGCCAGATCACGCGCACTCTGACCGAGGACCGGCACCACCGCACCCGCCTCATCGTCACCCATCGCCCCGCCACCGCGGCGCGCGCCGACCTGGTCATCTGGCTCGACCACGGCCAGGTCCGCGCCATCGCGCCGCATGCCGACCTCTGGCACAACACGTCGTACCGAGAAATCTTCGGATGAAACGAGAGCTGTCGTACGGCGCTGCGGCGTTGCGGAAGCGGGCCACGGTCAAGTTGATCGCGTGGTCGGTTCCGGAGATCCTGCCGACGGCGGTGTACGGGGTCGCAGTGGCACGGGCGACAGACAGCTTTCTCGCCGGCCATGCGTGGCAAGGGATCGCCTGGCTGGGCGGTTTGGTGGTGACGGCTTGTCTCGGCGCAGCCGGGGCGCGGCAGGTGTACGGGCGGCTCGGTGAGTTGGTCGAGCCGCTCCGCGACGATCTGGTACGGCGGGTTGTCGGCGGCGCACTGCGTTCCGGGGACGACGGCGCCGTCGCGCGACTGAATCGGCAGGTCGAGATCGTCCGCGACACGTTCGCGGGGCTGGTCCTGGTGCTCCGAAGTTTCGCGGTCACCTTGTTCGGCGTACTGACCGGGTTGCTGTCGCTGGCCCCACTCGTCGCGGCCTTCGTCGTACCGCCGTTCATCGTGGGATTCGCGCTGTCGCTTGCTGTGCTGGGAATGGCTGCGGACCGGGTTCGCGCATCGTTGACAGCCGACGAAGACCTCGCCGCATCGGCGGGCATGGTGTTCGGCGGGGTGCGCGACGTCACCGCCGCCGGGACCGAGGAGTACGCCGAGTGGCTGGTCGGCCAGCCGATCGAGGCTCACGCGACGGCGGAGCGAGCGCTGGCGAAGGTGGCGGCCCTGCGGACGTTGTGCTTCGCGGTCGGCGGATGGCTGCCGTTGCTGATCCTGCTCGCCGCCGGGCCATGGCTGGTCAGACGCGGTGTGAGCACAGGCACGCTGCTCGGTGGGCTCACGTACGTGCTGATCGGCCTGCAGCCCGCGCTGAACACGGTGATGAACGCGCTCGGCGACAGCGGCCTGCGGTACGTGATCACGCTCGGCCGGATCCTCGACACGTCCACCCCGGTGGAGCAGCCGCGCCCGGTCGATGAGCTCAAGGGCTATCAGGTCCGGCTCCAAAGCCTCACGTTCGCCTACGGCCCGAAGGCCGAACCCGTCCTCGACAAACTCGAGCTGACCATGCCCGAGGGCGAGCACCTGGCAGTGGTCGGCCCGAGCGGCATCGGGAAGTCGACGCTGGCCGGTCTCGTCTGCGGGATGCTCGCCCCGACGAGCGGCCGGCTGCTGCTAGGTGGCGTGGCTCCGACGGACGTGACCACCGAGCGGCTGGCGCGGACGAGGGTGCTGATTCCCCAAGAGGCGTACGTCTTCAGCGGTACCGTGCACGACAACCTGACTTACTTGTTGCCCGACGCAACCAAAGACGAGGTCGCCGAAGCGGTCGAGGCAGTCGGCGCCACACAACTGATCGAGCGGTTGGACGACGTGAAGCCCGGTGAGCTGTCCGCCGGCGAGAAGCAGCTCATCGCGCTGGTCCGTGCCTACCTGTCACCCGCACCGCTCGTCGTGCTCGACGAGGCGACCTGCTTCCTCGACCCGGAGGCCGAGCGGCAAGCCGAAGAGGCGTTCGCCAAGCGCGACGGAACGCTGATCGTGATCGCCCACCGGATCAGCTCCGCCCTCCGTGCGCGTCGCATCCTCGTCCTCGACGGCAACAAGGCCGCGCTCGGCACGCACGCCAGCCTGATGCGCACCTCGCGGCTCTACCGCGACCTGCACGGCAGCTGGACACCGAGCGCCCAGCCCAACGGCCGGCCCAACAGTCAGCCCAGCGCTCAGATCCAGCCCGCGTCCTGAGCCTTCCGGATCGCCTCGATCCGGCTCCGGGAGCCGGTCTTGGCGAGGATCCGGGACAGATAGTTGCGAACCGTGCCGGCGCTCAGACTGAGCGTGCGCGCCACCTCCTGCGCGGTCGCTCCCGTCGTGACCTGACGCAGTACCTCACATTCGCGATCGGTGAGCGGGTTGTCGCCGGCCTTCAGCGCGGCCACGGCCAGGCGGACGTCGACCACCGGCAGGCCCTTCGCCACGTCACGCACCGCCTGCACCAGCTGGTCGGTGGTCGTGTCGGTCGCGATCAGCCCGATCCGCGGCGCCTGCTTGACCAGCGCCAGGCTGGTGGCCGCGATCGCCTCATGGTCGATGAGCACCAGCACGCCGCGACCGGCCAGTTTGCGGCAGAGCTCCTCGATCCGGATCCGCCCGGGCAGCTGTGGATCGAGCAAGAAGACGTCCGGGCGCCGCCCGGCCACCTGGAGGACGTCCTCCGAGCGGTCCAGCTCGGCCACCACGTCCAGGTCGTTCTCCCTTGCCAGCACCGCGGCCAGTGCACCACGCACCAACGTGCCGCGATGGCCGAGAGCCACTCGGATCACCGCTACTGCCCCCATCACATCCGTCGCCTCATCCGCCGGCCACCACGCCCCCCGGTAAACCAGCTGCCGGACGGCGGTGCCCGTGCTTCCATCAACGAGTGAACTCGCCCGATGACACGCATGAATCAACGGTTTGTCCCGGCTGCCGCGC from Kribbella sp. NBC_00709 carries:
- a CDS encoding ABC transporter ATP-binding protein, whose protein sequence is MKRELSYGAAALRKRATVKLIAWSVPEILPTAVYGVAVARATDSFLAGHAWQGIAWLGGLVVTACLGAAGARQVYGRLGELVEPLRDDLVRRVVGGALRSGDDGAVARLNRQVEIVRDTFAGLVLVLRSFAVTLFGVLTGLLSLAPLVAAFVVPPFIVGFALSLAVLGMAADRVRASLTADEDLAASAGMVFGGVRDVTAAGTEEYAEWLVGQPIEAHATAERALAKVAALRTLCFAVGGWLPLLILLAAGPWLVRRGVSTGTLLGGLTYVLIGLQPALNTVMNALGDSGLRYVITLGRILDTSTPVEQPRPVDELKGYQVRLQSLTFAYGPKAEPVLDKLELTMPEGEHLAVVGPSGIGKSTLAGLVCGMLAPTSGRLLLGGVAPTDVTTERLARTRVLIPQEAYVFSGTVHDNLTYLLPDATKDEVAEAVEAVGATQLIERLDDVKPGELSAGEKQLIALVRAYLSPAPLVVLDEATCFLDPEAERQAEEAFAKRDGTLIVIAHRISSALRARRILVLDGNKAALGTHASLMRTSRLYRDLHGSWTPSAQPNGRPNSQPSAQIQPAS
- a CDS encoding response regulator transcription factor, whose translation is MIRVALGHRGTLVRGALAAVLARENDLDVVAELDRSEDVLQVAGRRPDVFLLDPQLPGRIRIEELCRKLAGRGVLVLIDHEAIAATSLALVKQAPRIGLIATDTTTDQLVQAVRDVAKGLPVVDVRLAVAALKAGDNPLTDRECEVLRQVTTGATAQEVARTLSLSAGTVRNYLSRILAKTGSRSRIEAIRKAQDAGWI